The nucleotide sequence AAATCATTATTACAAGTTTACAACACGCTTCAAATACTTACATAGAGGTGAACATCTCTAATCTATCGCCATGCTGCCCAGCGAGGGGATCCAGGATGCTGACCCATGTGCTGTAGTCAATAGGCGATCCACCACCAGGCTGAAGGAATCCGTTCACAAAGAAGAACGGTGCACCGGCTACTCCTCTCGTGCACCCATACTAGAACAGGACAAAGCCATAATTCAGAGGCATTTCCATCAATAAGAACGATAAAAAAGTCAAGAGAAACTGCTTAAGAATTCAAACAATGTACTTGATGCAATCAGTAGTAAAGCTGACCTTGAAGGAAACCCTCGCTGCTAGGTCAGTCCTTATATCGCTGAAGCCTGACTGGAACTCAGACACCGAATTACCGACAACCCGTGCTGCCAGCTTTGACATCTCGCCACTTATAACAGTGCTCGATAGTGAGGATGTTGCAGCATTGTAGAACTTACCCTGCTTGTGTTCATCCAGTATTGTAATTCAACTATATTAGAAAAACTACCATGTAAAGCACTAAGAAAAGGAGCTGCAGTGCATGAAttgtatgacaaaaaaaaagctatCAAATTCAAGAGTCAAATGCCATTTTGTGATTTATGAGGATACTGAAATTCTGAAAGCAAGAAAGATTTATCCTTGTACATGGCTTCCTAACTAGCATTCACAAACAATTATACAGAATAGTAAAGAAAAATGTGAAGGACCTGGCTCTTGAAGAACAGCTCCAGCAAAGGATAGGTCGATGATGAGTTCAATTTGTTAGCTATGTAAAGTGCACGGCAGGCAAGGAATGAATTGGTGTGGTACCTGCAATTTTACAGTAGAAAGTGTAAGAATAATTTGTTGCTTTTTTAGTATAACAATAGAAAAGGGCAAACTCAATAAAAACAATGACCTCAACCCAGCACATGAAGCAATACCCAACCATCTGCTGTCTAAATTGAAGACACTTAACACTTTAATATCAAGGAAATGAAGTTCTTGGATTTAATAGATAGCATCAGATTGGTCTGTATTTGATTCATTCACTTGAACGGTTGATCCTACAAAAACAAGGTTCTGCATAGCAAGTTTGATTAACAAATAAATTGTTCTGTATCACAAGCTGCCATTACAGGTCTGTTTGGATGGCAGGATCAGGATTGGAATCCTTAATATTTGAACGAAATTTAATCTACCTGATACCAAAGATTCCTCAGATAAACCAGAAACGTCAACCGCTGTCCAGGTGTTTGATCCAAAGATAACCGGTTAAAAGGAAATAACCCAGCACAACCCTTTGCTATGAACCGTGCCAAGCAATGAACAGTGTATGATCAAACACAGTACAAAGCAGGACAGAATTTCAACCAAAAACAGAAGGGCAGAAACCAACATAAAAACAACCGTTGTAATTGTACAGACCTACTACCTCCATGCACAAATGTATGACGTTGGTTAGTTCTATTTTGAGCTAACCAAcgtcaaacaaaaaaatatggagggagtatatcaaaAAACTAACTATGATGAGATGGAAACTAGCTTGCTATCAGGTAATTCCCAATTTCACATCTTCTATGGACATAAAGCTGCAATGAATCTGAACATTCACAACCCTATTGGCTAATTCCACAGCAGTGACTATGCCATGAACTCGTGTTTGGCTTTCCTAGGGTTTTACATTTTAGTCGTTGTTTGGGCTCATTGCATTGTGGTGGCCTGATGGGATGGCACCACATATGTCAATGTTGCTCCGGCCATTTTCTTATCTTCTGCAGTTAACTCTATCACGGTTTCTTTTCTCATAACAAAAATGGTAGAGGATTTCTTGTTTAAACAACCTTTATCCATAACACCTACATATGAGGATTGTCAGTTAAATTAGGGCAATTTTGCTATCCAAATTAGTCAGTGCAAGCAAGACAGACTACCAGACCCGCAAAAATTACACCAGTTTATCTATCTCAGGATCAATTTGCTATCCTATCTAAAAAACTGTGAGGTCACACATACTATAATACTTCCAGTTCCCGTTTCATATAGatagaaaagtaaaaaaaaagaaaaagaaaaaaaaaggagaaatttcCCCTTTGCGGCAACGAATACTGGGAATAGAGCATCACAATTCTACAAATACGGTAGAGAGAGAGCAAGGAACTCTTACgggagggggaaggggtggACGATGAGGGAGACCCTGGGGGCGTAGCGGTCGACGGCGAGCCTGAGGGGCGCCCAGGCGTCGCGGCTGTCGGGGCAGAGCGGGTCGAGGAAGGCCTCGACGAGGATGGTGTCCTtccaggcggcggtggcggcgtccccGTAGGCGAACCCGTCGTAGCGCGGCGGCACGGAGGCCTGCGCGTGGAGGACGAGGAGGTAGTAGGAGCAGGAGGCCGCCACCGCGCACAGCAGCAGCATCCGCCGCAGCAGCggcgccctcggcctcgccatcGGGGGGCCAAATCTCCCTCTCCTCGAGCTCGAGGCTGCGCGCGGTGCAGCGTGTGCTACTCTGaaccttctcttctctcccgcAAGTGgggagacggaggaggaagacgacctgATCCGGACGAGACGTCGTGGTCGGATGAGTTggatcggatcggatcggatcgaGTTGGAAGGCCCACTAAGGCCTGGTTTGAATGGGCCTAAATTTGGGTAAATTGAAGTAAACAATTCTGGCCCATATATGGCAGGATTTGGGCCCATCTGGAAAGTCTATTCGATGTGTCAAGCGAAATCAAGCTGAACGAAACCACgaacaattttgctatatagttgtcgataaattttctcctaaaaatttgacatatgtaattacagtataatCTAGTGCAATTATAATGTAAATACAgtataacttatatgtaactttcatataattttgaatcgttataTTGTTATGTAATTCAGGCCTGATTTGAATGGGCCTCAATCTGGGTAAATTGAAGAAAACAATTCTGGCCGAATATATGGCAGGATTTGGGCCCATCTGGAAATATCTATTCGGTGTGTCTCGGGAGTTGGAGAGCCCCTCGGCTTTTACTGAAGAGTTCGATACCAGCTTACAATCAATGCCAAGCTTAAATTTTTTTAGACAATGGAAATGGGTTACATCTTTGGCCTCTGCCCGTAGACACACAGCCAAAAAGTCCAGAAGTGAACAGAAAAGAACTTAAAAAAAGCGAGATGGGACAAACCCCCAACTTCTGCTGATAATATGATGTACTAAAATAATGTTTTTTAAAATCACGTAGATTCTATCACGAAATTCTGTAGGTACTACGCCATCCAAACTGGAGTAAAAGTTCCTTGGCTACCAATTCCAAGCGTGTAACACCATTGCATATAGTATCATGTTGTTCCTGTAAAAGCATCATACACCAAGAGTAGAGCCAATTGGAACGCATGAAGATAACTTACATGATGTTAGgcatttttttatggttaaaaactatatcattacggcaacgccaaattgaccaacatagagcactagctccaaataaaattattttttatgggtCTAGGCACTCCCCTTAGCC is from Oryza sativa Japonica Group chromosome 9, ASM3414082v1 and encodes:
- the LOC4347738 gene encoding uncharacterized protein encodes the protein MARPRAPLLRRMLLLCAVAASCSYYLLVLHAQASVPPRYDGFAYGDAATAAWKDTILVEAFLDPLCPDSRDAWAPLRLAVDRYAPRVSLIVHPFPLPYHTNSFLACRALYIANKLNSSSTYPLLELFFKSQGKFYNAATSSLSSTVISGEMSKLAARVVGNSVSEFQSGFSDIRTDLAARVSFKYGCTRGVAGAPFFFVNGFLQPGGGSPIDYSTWVSILDPLAGQHGDRLEMFTSM